In Nitrosophilus alvini, the following are encoded in one genomic region:
- the fmt gene encoding methionyl-tRNA formyltransferase — MRIVFMGTPDYATKILKKLFEMPDMDVAAVFTQPDKPVGRKKILTPPDVKKFLLQAHPGMKIYQPHSLKGDNSEEILKDISPDFIVVAAYGQILPKNILDIAPCINLHASLLPKYRGASPIQQALLNSDEITGVTAMLMDEGLDTGDILAYRYEKIGEEDNALTLFEKLSECAAELTPTVLRNFDEIKPLSQNDVDASYCKKINKSDGLVSFDSALDIYNRYRAFISWPGIYTNSGLKLKKIRLVETESQNRPGVILDISDNEAVIGCKKGTISVITVQPPSKKEMDIASFIRGRRLKVGDCLV; from the coding sequence ATGCGTATTGTTTTTATGGGAACTCCTGATTACGCAACAAAAATTTTGAAAAAACTTTTTGAAATGCCGGATATGGATGTAGCGGCGGTTTTTACACAGCCGGACAAGCCTGTAGGGAGAAAAAAGATACTCACTCCCCCGGATGTGAAAAAATTTCTTTTGCAAGCTCATCCAGGTATGAAAATATATCAGCCACACTCCCTAAAAGGTGATAACAGCGAAGAGATATTAAAAGATATTTCACCTGATTTTATCGTAGTTGCAGCATATGGACAGATACTGCCCAAAAATATACTAGATATTGCTCCTTGTATAAATCTTCATGCTTCATTATTGCCCAAATACAGAGGAGCCAGCCCTATACAGCAGGCTCTTTTAAACAGTGATGAAATTACGGGAGTTACAGCTATGCTTATGGATGAAGGGCTCGATACGGGAGATATCCTGGCGTACAGATATGAGAAAATAGGAGAAGAGGACAATGCCCTGACTCTTTTTGAAAAGCTTTCTGAATGTGCTGCCGAGCTTACGCCTACAGTTTTGAGAAATTTTGATGAGATAAAACCACTATCTCAGAACGATGTTGATGCGTCGTATTGTAAAAAGATAAACAAAAGCGATGGACTTGTCTCTTTCGATTCAGCTTTGGATATATACAACAGATACAGAGCCTTTATATCCTGGCCCGGTATCTATACAAACAGCGGCCTCAAACTTAAAAAGATAAGACTTGTCGAAACCGAAAGTCAAAACAGACCCGGAGTAATTCTTGATATTTCGGACAATGAAGCAGTCATTGGGTGCAAAAAAGGAACCATTTCCGTTATAACGGTTCAGCCCCCTTCGAAAAAAGAGATGGATATAGCAAG
- the proB gene encoding glutamate 5-kinase codes for MKRIVVKVGSAVLTENNRLARERMQKLVDFLSEAAQNFEIILVSSGAVAAGYTRVKLDKKLIANRQALAAIGQPFLMKSYQKKFEKHGIVCAQVLLTADDFDSRKRTAYARNAIEVLLKNRVIPIINENDVTATEELVFGDNDQLSAHVAYYFDAQMLVILSDIDGYYDKDPKKYPDAKLQKVVSHIDPKELECEYTPNYRFATGGIVTKLKAADFLLKHGRKVFLASGFDLSDVKSFLLKGEHRGGTLFEC; via the coding sequence TTGAAAAGAATCGTTGTAAAAGTAGGAAGTGCAGTATTGACCGAAAACAACAGGCTTGCCAGGGAGCGTATGCAGAAACTTGTGGATTTCCTTTCTGAAGCGGCACAAAACTTCGAGATTATCCTTGTAAGTTCTGGAGCCGTAGCGGCAGGATATACGAGAGTGAAACTGGACAAAAAACTGATAGCAAACAGACAGGCCCTTGCGGCCATAGGTCAGCCTTTTTTAATGAAGAGTTATCAGAAGAAGTTTGAAAAACACGGTATTGTCTGTGCACAGGTTCTTTTGACTGCAGATGATTTTGACTCAAGAAAGAGGACTGCGTATGCAAGAAATGCCATTGAAGTGCTTTTGAAAAACAGGGTTATACCTATTATAAATGAAAACGACGTTACTGCGACGGAAGAGCTTGTTTTCGGAGATAATGATCAGCTCTCAGCGCATGTTGCATACTATTTTGATGCCCAAATGCTGGTAATCCTATCCGATATAGATGGATATTATGACAAAGATCCTAAAAAATATCCTGATGCAAAACTGCAAAAAGTTGTAAGCCATATAGATCCTAAAGAGCTTGAATGTGAATATACTCCCAATTACAGATTTGCTACAGGCGGTATAGTAACAAAACTGAAAGCTGCCGATTTTCTGTTGAAGCATGGACGCAAGGTTTTTCTTGCAAGTGGATTTGACCTGAGTGATGTGAAAAGTTTTCTGCTAAAAGGTGAACACAGGGGCGGAACGCTTTTTGAGTGTTAG
- the obgE gene encoding GTPase ObgE has translation MFVDSVELTVSSGKGGAGAVSFRREKFIPKGGPDGGDGGKGGDVYFVVDKNTHTLSHFKGKKVLKAENGKPGEGRKKHGKNGRPLVLIVPPGTEVRDAETGELLLDLTEDGQKVKFLEGGKGGLGNWHFRSASNQKPTYAQPGLPGKTRKIRLELKLIADVGLVGFPNAGKSTLISVVSNARPEIANYEFTTLTPKLGVVSIDEYKSFVMADIPGIIGGASEGKGLGLRFLKHIERTKSLLFMIDLASYREPFKQYEILKKELKKFSERLSKREFAIALTKVDAFDEAEANEKIEKFIKDIGLEPGGENRYGLDERYRYFIQETEHLEKSKPYFVFPISSVSNINIRPLMFALYDLVKIGEKS, from the coding sequence ATGTTTGTTGACAGTGTAGAATTGACAGTAAGTTCAGGTAAAGGCGGAGCCGGCGCCGTCTCCTTTCGAAGAGAAAAATTCATTCCAAAAGGAGGACCCGACGGCGGTGACGGAGGGAAGGGAGGAGACGTATATTTTGTAGTGGATAAAAATACCCATACTCTTTCACACTTTAAAGGGAAAAAGGTACTCAAAGCTGAAAACGGAAAGCCTGGCGAAGGAAGAAAAAAGCATGGAAAAAACGGCAGGCCTCTTGTGTTGATAGTTCCTCCGGGAACGGAAGTCAGAGATGCCGAAACAGGTGAACTGCTTCTGGATCTGACCGAAGACGGTCAAAAGGTAAAATTTCTTGAAGGCGGCAAAGGAGGGCTTGGAAACTGGCACTTCAGGTCCGCATCAAACCAGAAGCCCACTTATGCACAACCGGGACTTCCCGGAAAGACTAGAAAGATAAGACTAGAACTCAAACTAATTGCTGATGTGGGTCTTGTAGGATTTCCTAATGCCGGAAAATCTACACTCATATCCGTGGTATCAAATGCCAGACCTGAAATTGCAAATTATGAGTTTACGACACTTACACCGAAACTGGGAGTTGTAAGTATAGATGAATACAAATCATTTGTTATGGCCGATATTCCGGGTATTATAGGCGGAGCCAGCGAAGGGAAAGGACTGGGACTGCGGTTTTTAAAGCATATAGAGAGGACTAAATCCCTTCTTTTTATGATAGATCTTGCAAGTTACAGAGAGCCTTTTAAGCAGTATGAAATTTTGAAAAAAGAGCTAAAAAAATTTTCTGAAAGACTTAGCAAGAGAGAGTTCGCAATAGCTTTGACAAAAGTAGATGCATTTGATGAGGCGGAAGCAAACGAAAAGATTGAGAAGTTTATAAAAGATATAGGACTTGAACCGGGAGGCGAAAACAGATACGGACTTGATGAAAGATACAGATATTTTATACAGGAGACAGAACATTTGGAAAAATCCAAACCCTATTTTGTGTTTCCTATATCCTCCGTATCGAATATAAATATAAGGCCATTGATGTTTGCACTTTATGACCTTGTAAAAATCGGAGAGAAAAGTTGA